From Glycine soja cultivar W05 chromosome 4, ASM419377v2, whole genome shotgun sequence, the proteins below share one genomic window:
- the LOC114410127 gene encoding ribonuclease P protein subunit p25-like protein isoform X1 encodes MDRYQRVEKPKAESPINENEIRVTSQGRTRNYITYATTLLQEKGSSEIVLKAMGRAINKTVMIAELIKRRIVGLHQNTQIGSTDITDTWEPLEEGLLPLETTRHVSMITITLSKKELDMSSTGYQPPLPVDQVKPLNEYDEEGEGSPRIRGRGRGRGRGRGRGFYNGGMEYGDGWDGGRGYGGRGRGRARGHAFRGRGRGRGYGVQPVGYYDYGEYDAPPPPRGRGRGRGRGRGRGRGRDQVPAA; translated from the exons aTGGATAGGTATCAGAGGGTAGAGAAGCCCAAGGCAGAGAGCCCTATAAACGAGAACGAGATACGCGTTACTTCTCAAGGAAGGACGAGGAATTACATCACCTACGCCACCACTCTCCTTCAG GAGAAAGGATCTAGTGAAATTGTTCTCAAAGCAATGGGACGTGCAATAAATAAGACTGTAATGATTGCTGAACTGATCAAG AGAAGGATTGTTGGTCTGCATCAAAACACCCAAATTGGATCAACTGATATAACTGACACATGGGAACCACTAGAAGAAGGCCTTCTTCC TTTGGAGACTACTCGCCATGTTTCAATGATCACAATTACCTTGTCAAAGAAAGAATTGGATATGTCATCCACAGG ATACCAACCTCCTCTTCCAGTTGATCAAGTAAAACCTTTAAATGAATATGATGAGGAAGGAG AAGGCTCACCAAGGATACGAGGAAGAGGGCGTGGTCGTGGAAGGGGCAGGGGTAGAG GATTTTACAATGGGGGTATGGAATATGGTGATGGTTGGGATGGTGGACGTGGCTATGGTGGAAGAGGGCGTGGTCGTGCAAGGGGGCATGCTTTTCGGGGACGAGGACGAGGACGAGGCTATGGTGTGCAGCCAGTTGGTTACTATGACTATGGTGAATATGATGCTCCACCTCCACCACGTG GCCGTGGCCGTGGAAGGGGAAGAGGCCGAGGCCGTGGCCGGGGAAGGGACCAGGTACCAGCTGCTTGA
- the LOC114410127 gene encoding ribonuclease P protein subunit p25-like protein isoform X2 yields the protein MDRYQRVEKPKAESPINENEIRVTSQGRTRNYITYATTLLQEKGSSEIVLKAMGRAINKTVMIAELIKRRIVGLHQNTQIGSTDITDTWEPLEEGLLPLETTRHVSMITITLSKKELDMSSTGYQPPLPVDQVKPLNEYDEEGGSPRIRGRGRGRGRGRGRGFYNGGMEYGDGWDGGRGYGGRGRGRARGHAFRGRGRGRGYGVQPVGYYDYGEYDAPPPPRGRGRGRGRGRGRGRGRDQVPAA from the exons aTGGATAGGTATCAGAGGGTAGAGAAGCCCAAGGCAGAGAGCCCTATAAACGAGAACGAGATACGCGTTACTTCTCAAGGAAGGACGAGGAATTACATCACCTACGCCACCACTCTCCTTCAG GAGAAAGGATCTAGTGAAATTGTTCTCAAAGCAATGGGACGTGCAATAAATAAGACTGTAATGATTGCTGAACTGATCAAG AGAAGGATTGTTGGTCTGCATCAAAACACCCAAATTGGATCAACTGATATAACTGACACATGGGAACCACTAGAAGAAGGCCTTCTTCC TTTGGAGACTACTCGCCATGTTTCAATGATCACAATTACCTTGTCAAAGAAAGAATTGGATATGTCATCCACAGG ATACCAACCTCCTCTTCCAGTTGATCAAGTAAAACCTTTAAATGAATATGATGAGGAAGGAG GCTCACCAAGGATACGAGGAAGAGGGCGTGGTCGTGGAAGGGGCAGGGGTAGAG GATTTTACAATGGGGGTATGGAATATGGTGATGGTTGGGATGGTGGACGTGGCTATGGTGGAAGAGGGCGTGGTCGTGCAAGGGGGCATGCTTTTCGGGGACGAGGACGAGGACGAGGCTATGGTGTGCAGCCAGTTGGTTACTATGACTATGGTGAATATGATGCTCCACCTCCACCACGTG GCCGTGGCCGTGGAAGGGGAAGAGGCCGAGGCCGTGGCCGGGGAAGGGACCAGGTACCAGCTGCTTGA
- the LOC114410129 gene encoding ribonucleoside-diphosphate reductase large subunit-like, with product MYVVKRDGRQEAVHFDKITARLKKLSYGLSADHCDAVLVSQKVCAGVYKGVTTSQLDELAAETAAAMTTNHPDYACLAARIAVSNLHKNTKKSFSETIKIMYYHFSERSGLKAPLIADDVYEMIMKNAARLDSEIIYDRDFDYDYFGFKTLERSYLLKVQGKVVERPQHMLMRVAVGIHKDDIDSAIKTYHMMSQRWFTHASPTLFNAGTPRPQLSSCFLVCMKDDSIEGIYETLKECAIISKSAGGIGVSIHDIRATGSYIRGTNGTSNGIVPMLRVFNDTARYVDQGGGKRKGAFAVYLEPWHADMFEFLDLRKNHGKEEHRARDLFYALWVPDLFMERVQSNGQWSLFCPSEAPGLADCWGEKFEELYHRYEREGKAKKVVQAQNLWFEILKSQIETGTPYMLFKDTCNRKSNQQNLGTIKSSNLCTEIIEYSSPTETAVCNLASIALPRYVREKGVPMESHPSKLVGSTGSGNRYFDFDKLAEITALVTTNLNKVIDVNYYPVENAKRSNLRHRPIGIGVQGLADTFILLGMAFDSPEAQQLNQEIFETIYYHALKTSCDLAAKEGPYETYSGSPLSKGILQPDMWGVTPSNRWDWDALREMISSNGARNSLLVAPMPTASTSQILGNNECFEPYTSNIYSRRVLSGEFVVVNKHLLHDLTEMGLWSPTLKNKIIYEDGSVQKIPEMPAVLKSIYKTVWEIKQRTLVDMAADRGCYIDQSQSLNIHMDQPNFGKLTSLHFYAWSKGLKTGMYYLRSRAAADAIKFTVDTSALKEKSNVEYDDNTKMAQMVCSLTNREECLACGS from the exons atgtacgtGGTAAAGAGGGACGGGCGGCAAGAGGCGGTTCACTTCGACAAAATAACCGCGCGCCTCAAGAAGCTTAGTTATGGCCTCAGCGCAGATCACTGCGACGCCGTTTTGGTCTCCCAGAAAGTCTGCGCCGGCGTCTACAAAGGCGTCACCACCAGCCAACTCGACGAGTTGGCCGCCGAAACCGCCGCCGCCATGACCACCAACCATCCCGACTACGCTTGC TTGGCTGCTAGGATTGCCGTTTCGAATCTGCACAAGAACACCAAGAAATCCTTCTCCGAGAC GATCAAGATCATGTACTATCATTTTAGTGAGAGATCTGGGCTGAAGGCTCCTCTGATCGCCGATGATGTTTATGAAATGATTATGAAG AATGCTGCTCGTCTAGACAGTGAGATAATCTATGACAGAGACTTTGACTATGATTATTTTGGATTCAAAACCCTTGAGAGGTCTTACCTCTTGAAGgttcaagggaaggttgtggaaaGGCCTCAACACATGTTGATGAGGGTTGCTGTTGGGATTCACAAGGATGACATAGATTCTGCCATCAAAACATACCACATGATGTCTCAACGATGGTTTACTCATGCATCTCCGACACTTTTCAATGCTGGAACACCTAGGCCTCAA CTGAGTAGTTGCTTCCTTGTGTGTATGAAAGATGATAGTATAGAGGGGATATACGAAACTTTGAAGGAGTGTGCTATCATCAGCAAATCAGCTGGAGGAATTGGTGTCTCCATTCATGACATTCGTGCTACAGGCAGTTATATTCGTGGGACAAATGGGACGTCCAATGGCATTGTTCCAATGTTGCGTGTGTTCAATGATACTGCCCGCTATGTTGATCAGGGGGGAGGCAAGAGGAAAG GTGCATTTGCTGTGTACTTGGAGCCATGGCATGCTGATATGTTTGAATTCTTGGATTTAAGGAAAAATCATGGGAAG GAAGAGCATCGTGCTCGAGATCTGTTTTATGCTCTTTGGGTGCCTGATCTCTTTATGGAAAGAGTTCAGAGCAATGGCCAATGGTCTTTGTTTTGTCCCAGTGAAGCACCAGGTTTGGCTGATTGTTGGGGTGAGAAATTTGAGGAGCTTTATCATCGATATGAAAGAGAA GGAAAAGCAAAGAAGGTTGTCCAGGCACAGAACCTCTGGTTTGAAATTCTGAAGTCACAGATAGAAACTGGAACCCCTTACATGCTTTTTAAG GATACTTGCAATAGGAAAAGCAACCAACAGAATCTGGgtacaattaaatcatcaaacttGTGTACTGAGATAATTGAGTATTCAAGTCCAACTGAAACTGCTGTGTGCAATCTGGCATCAATTGCACTACCACGATATGTAAGAGAAAAG GGTGTCCCGATGGAGTCTCATCCATCCAAGCTTGTTGGAAGCACAGGCTCTGGAAATCGGTATTTTGACTTTGATAAACTAGCAGAG ATTACTGCACTGGTCACAACAAACCTGAACAAAGTAATTGATGTTAATTACTACCCAGTTGAAAATGCAAAACGGTCAAACTTACGGCACAGACCAATTGGTATAGGAGTACAGGGTCTTGCTGATACTTTCATACTACTTGGCATGGCATTTGATTCACCAGAG GCTCAGCAGTTAAACCAGGAGATATTTGAGACTATATACTATCATGCTCTAAAAACTTCATGTGATTTGGCTGCAAAAGAAGGTCCCTATGAGACATATAGTGGTAGTCCTTTAAGCAAG GGAATTCTTCAGCCAGACATGTGGGGTGTGACTCCCTCTAATCGTTGGGATTGGGATGCACTTCGGGAGATGATATCAAGTAATGGTGCAAGAAATTCACTTCTCGTGGCCCCTATGCCAACTGCATCCACTAGCCAGATTCTTGGAAATAATGAGTGTTTTGAACCATATACTTCAAATATCTACAGTCGTAGAGTTTTAAG TGGTGAATTTGTTGTTGTGAACAAGCATCTTCTTCATGACTTGACTGAAATGGGACTGTGGTCTCCTACATTAAAGAATAAGATTATCTATGAAGATGGCTCTGTTCAGAAAATTCCAGAAATGCCTGCTGTACTGAAGAGTATATACAA AACTGTTTGGGAGATTAAACAAAGGACATTGGTAGATATGGCTGCTGATCGAGGATGCTACATAGATCAGAGCCAAAGTTTAAATATTCACATGGATCAACCCAACTTTGGAAAGCTGACTTCCTTGCATTTCTATGCATGGTCCAAG GGTCTAAAGACTGGAATGTATTATCTTCGATCGCGAGCTGCAGCCGATGCTATTAAGTTCACCGTTGACACCTCTGCTCTCAAA GAAAAATCCAATGTAGAGTATGATGATAATACAAAAATGGCACAGATGGTGTGCTCTTTAACAAACCGTGAAGAGTGCTTAGCTTGTGGGAGTTGA
- the LOC114410128 gene encoding protein LIKE COV 2-like translates to MAEEKESTSIPLSQGENASRDDPEDPAKSPPSSPNSSTRKACCFVLQSWVSKKFMTGCVVLFPVAVTFFITWWFIQFVDGFFSPIYSRLGIDVFGLGFITSLAFVFLIGVFVSSWMGATVFWIGEWFIKRMPLVRHIYSASKQISAAISPDQNTTAFKEVAIIRHPRVGEYAFGFITSTVILQKDNEDEELCSVFVPTNHLYIGDIFLVNSKDIIRPNLSIREGIEIIVSGGMTMPQLISPVERDTRPNERVSLNRIG, encoded by the exons ATGGCCGAAGAAAAAGAATCAACGTCAATTCCTCTTAGTCAAGGGGAAAATGCATCTCGCGACGATCCCGAAGACCCAGCCAAGTCTCCACCAAGCTCGCCCAACTCCTCCACTCGCAAG GCTTGCTGCTTTGTTCTCCAGAGTTGGGTCTCTAAGAAATTTATGACTGGATG CGTAGTTCTTTTTCCAGTTGCTGTTACCTTCTTCATTACATGGTGGTTTATTCAGTTTGTTGATGGTTTCTTTAGTCCAATATACTCCAGGCTCGGGATAGATGTATTTG GACTTGGTTTTATTACATCATTAGCTTTTGTATTTCttattggtgtttttgtttCGTCGTGGATGGGAGCCACTGTTTTCTGGATTGGAGAATGGTTCATAAAGCGAATGCCCCTTGTTAGGCATATATACTCTGCATCCAAGCAGATCAGTGCTGCAATATCTCCAG ATCAAAATACCACTGCCTTTAAAGAGGTAGCAATTATCCGTCACCCGCGTGTTGGTGAATATGCATTTGGCTTTATTACATCAACTGTTATTCTACAG AAAGATAATGAAGATGAAGAGCTTTGTAGTGTTTTTGTCCCTACGAATCATCTATATATTGGTGATATATTTTTGGTTAATTCCAAAGATATTATAAGACCAAATCTTTCCATTCGAGAAGGCATTG AAATCATTGTTTCCGGAGGAATGACTATGCCACAGTTGATATCTCCAGTGGAAAGGGACACTCGACCGAATGAAAGAGTCTCTTTGAACAGAATTGGATAA